From the Daucus carota subsp. sativus chromosome 8, DH1 v3.0, whole genome shotgun sequence genome, one window contains:
- the LOC108197402 gene encoding acyl carrier protein 1, chloroplastic has product MASVTASSVSFAFLSAPTKQSQGLARGLVSLPVKAKSFGPLKLRNAPLRFRVSCAAKPETVEKVCEIVKKQLALPPTTEVSGESKFAALGADSLDTVEIVMGLEEEFGISVEEESAQTIATVQDAADLIEKLCEKKE; this is encoded by the exons ATGGCTTCTGTCACAGCTTCTTCAGTTTCTTTCGCCTTTCTCTCAGCCCCCACTAAGCAAAGCCAG GGACTTGCCCGTGGTTTAGTTTCACTTCCTGTCAAAGCAAAGTCCTTTGGGCCACTCAAGCTGCGCAATGCACCACTTCGCTTCAGAGTGTCATGTGCT GCTAAACCCGAGACAGTGGAGAAGGTGTGTGAAATTGTGAAGAAACAATTGGCCCTACCACCTACTACTGAAGTTTCAGGAGAATCAAAGTTTGCAGCACTTGGGGCTGATTCTCTTGATACG GTTGAGATTGTGATGGGACTAGAGGAGGAATTTGGGATCAGCGTGGAAGAAGAAAGTGCTCAGACCATTGCCACCGTTCAAGATGCAGCGGATCTGATTGAGAAGCTTTGCGAGAAAAAGGAGTAA